A DNA window from Camelina sativa cultivar DH55 chromosome 17, Cs, whole genome shotgun sequence contains the following coding sequences:
- the LOC104756035 gene encoding heme-binding protein 2-like: MAAGLSFFKLSFLLSLLSGGSDLLLGPGAGSGPDQIGKFPPSCNRIECPSYELVHSGNEYEIRRYNTTAWVSTKPIQDISFVDATISAFFELFAYIQGMNEYNQKIEMTAPVIAQVLPSDGPFCKSSFVVSFYVPKKNQPDPAPAENLQIQKWSSRYVAVRQFGGFVSNDGLGEEAAALDSSLKGTAWANAIAKSKKEGGVGSDADYTVAQYNSPYEFTGRVNEIWFPFEMDV, from the exons ATGGCTGCCGGTTTAAGCTTCTTTAAGCTCTCATTCCTCCTCAGCCTCCTCTCTGGTGGTTCAGACCTACTACTAGGTCCCGGAGCTGGATCCGGACCTGACCAAATCGGGAAGTTCCCGCCGTCTTGTAACCGTATCGAGTGCCCGAGCTACGAGCTGGTTCACTCAGGAAACGAATACGAGATTCGCCGGTACAATACCACCGCCTGGGTTTCCACTAAACCGATTCAAGATATCTCTTTCGTCGATGCTACAATCTCTGCTTTCTTCGA GTTGTTCGCATACATTCAGGGGATGAACGAGTATAATCAGAAGATTGAAATGACCGCTCCGGTCATCGCTCAAGTCTTACCAAGCGATGGTCCCTTTTGTAAATCTTCCTTCGTTGTGTCTTTTTACGTTCCCAAAAAGAACCAGCCTGATCCTGCTCCGGCTGAGAATCTTCAAATTCAGAAATGGAGCTCTAGGTACGTGGCGGTCAGACAATTCGGTGGTTTCGTATCCAATGACGGCCTCGGAGAAGAAGCTGCGGCGCTGGACTCTAGCCTCAAAGGTACGGCGTGGGCTAATGCAATAGcgaaaagcaaaaaagaaggTGGTGTTGGCTCGGATGCAGATTACACGGTGGCTCAGTATAACTCACCTTACGAGTTCACCGGTCGGGTCAATGAGATTTGGTTTCCGTTTGAAATGGACGTTTAG